One genomic window of Elaeis guineensis isolate ETL-2024a chromosome 2, EG11, whole genome shotgun sequence includes the following:
- the LOC105042407 gene encoding uncharacterized protein — protein MVTRSPPSPTLPKNFRVRVSWTPVLWILLLFLSTLFPSSEASVSAADVSYSKHCGSIVPEATPENIPVDSDSTLQLSNGFFTGGGRLFGDDPLHTPRSFFFHAESLRRTRASGILQVGGTLIIRGGGFDIIRRNLTERRFPFYRVRPRFPRTFIRRGRISIDLHGFWSEDLGKLCMVGTGYGRFREGKFLYITAVFKLNYPKSSHISSSLVSGTLESLDAEGSSSHFDPISVIGYAQNKYEFTQISQAQKSCSRVNDQEESLGFDSGSICPNLQNYLRGRLELENGGQCSDGHCVPFAKGLGSSLKFMSLNQIQCLDDGKLHMYVSFSNVGSFAHNSLLVPEKTLVGEGVWDRTRNRLCLVACRIVSSSNSLVNVSVDDCTIRMSFWFPAARSIENRNTIVGRMWSDQNENDAGYFDTVFFRSSENSWDTLPGLKYNYTRIDVASKSCIKGSPWNLSKKRYPIAKYFKDFRFDIYVRNAGGKYTWGVATPVSIGDTFNDGSPMMAAADSKPVPAVNVTNHGLQNVSYKINFVFPNSSSNMSKPTGISAEGVYDSYTGLLCMMGCRYMGSLVARKQQKIGSSVDCGILIRIQLAPLNPKEGEHLTGTIRSTREKSDPLFFEPLEITSVGMYRNQAIESIWRMDIEITMVLISLTLSCIFIGLQLLYMKKNPEVLPAISITMLVILTLGHMIPLVLNFEALFMSHNRQNVLLWSNGWLEVNEVIVRVIMMVAFLLQFRFLQVAWTGRSADEGKRELWVAERKTLQICLALYLAGGLTAWFVHLNSNHTLHRRPLLTTANHHSFWENLISYAGLILDGFLLPQVIFNIFSNSKDRALAPSFYVGTTAVRALPHVYDAYRASNYVPHLDSSFIYASPHEDFYSLAWDIIIPCTGMLFSVLICLQQRFGGTFFLPLKNRRSGGYDTVPVVTS, from the coding sequence ATGGTGACTCGCTCGCCTCCTTCTCCAACTCTGCCCAAGaattttagggttagggtttcctgGACCCCTGTCCTATGgatccttctcctcttcctctccaccctcttcccttcctccgaGGCCTCCGTCTCCGCCGCCGATGTCTCCTACTCCAAGCACTGCGGCTCCATCGTTCCTGAAGCCACCCCGGAAAACATCCCCGTGGACTCCGACAGCACCCTCCAGCTCTCCAACGGCTTCTTCACCGGCGGGGGCAGGTTGTTCGGCGACGACCCCCTCCATACCCCcagatccttcttcttccatgCCGAATCGCTCCGCCGGACCCGAGCCTCCGGCATCCTCCAGGTCGGCGGAACCCTTATTATCCGCGGCGGCGGGTTCGACATCATCCGCCGGAATCTCACCGAGAGGCGGTTCCCGTTCTACCGAGTCAGGCCGCGGTTCCCCAGGACGTTCATACGGAGGGGGAGAATCAGCATCGATCTCCATGGCTTCTGGTCTGAGGACTTGGGAAAGCTCTGCATGGTGGGAACTGGCTATGGGCGCTTTAGAGAAGGTAAATTTCTCTACATCACTGCCGTTTTTAAGCTCAATTATCCGAAGAGCTCGCACATTTCTTCTAGTTTGGTTAGCGGGACTTTGGAGAGCTTGGATGCTGAAGGTAGTTCGAGTCACTTCGATCCCATTTCGGTTATAGGCTATGCTCAGAATAAATATGAGTTCACGCAGATCTCCCAGGCTCAGAAATCGTGTTCCAGAGTGAATGATCAGGAGGAGTCGCTAGGGTTTGATTCTGGTTCCATTTGTCCTAATCTCCAGAATTATTTGAGAGGGCGACTCGAGTTGGAGAATGGGGGGCAATGCTCTGATGGACATTGTGTTCCTTTCGCGAAAGGGCTAGGGTCTTCcctaaagttcatgtctttgaatCAGATCCAGTGTTTGGATGATGGAAAATTACACATGTATGTAAGCTTCTCCAACGTCGGTAGCTTTGCACACAATAGCCTTTTGGTACCTGAGAAGACGTTGGTTGGTGAAGGGGTTTGGGATCGAACGAGGAACCGGCTCTGCCTTGTTGCTTGCCGAATAGTGAGTTCTAGCAATTCTTTGGTGAATGTTTCTGTTGATGATTGCACAATTAGGATGAGCTTTTGGTTCCCTGCAGCAAGGTCAATTGAGAACCGGAACACCATTGTTGGGCGTATGTGGAGTGATCAGAATGAGAATGATGCTGGTTATTTTGACACGGTATTTTTCCGCAGCTCTGAAAACAGTTGGGATACTCTTCCTGGATTGAAATATAACTACACTAGGATAGATGTGGCGAGTAAGTCCTGTATAAAGGGAAGTCCGTGGAATTTAAGTAAAAAGAGATACCCTATTGCGAAGTATTTcaaagattttagatttgatatttatGTGAGAAATGCTGGGGGAAAATACACATGGGGTGTTGCAACACCAGTATCAATTGGTGATACATTTAATGATGGCTCACCCATGATGGCTGCAGCAGACTCAAAGCCTGTGCCTGCAGTAAATGTGACAAATCACGGTCTTCAGAATGTGAGCTACAAGATAAACTTTGTCTTTCCGAATTCATCTTCAAATATGAGCAAGCCAACAGGGATCTCAGCAGAGGGAGTATATGATTCTTATACGGGGTTGCTCTGCATGATGGGTTGTAGGTATATGGGCTCCTTGGTTGCTAGAAAACAACAGAAAATTGGCAGCTCAGTGGACTGTGGTATTCTCATCAGAATCCAGCTTGCACCCTTGAATCCAAAGGAAGGTGAGCATCTTACTGGCACGATTAGGAGCACAAGAGAAAAGTCGGACCCACTTTTCTTTGAGCCTTTGGAGATTACGTCAGTAGGAATGTATAGGAATCAGGCAATTGAGTCAATCTGGAGGATGGATATAGAAATTACTATGGTTCTGATTTCTCTCACGCTTTCATGTATTTTCATTGGGTTGCAGCTCTTATACATGAAGAAGAACCCAGAAGTGCTTCCTGCAATATCCATCACCATGCTTGTCATTCTTACTTTGGGTCACATGATACCGTTAGTGCTGAACTTTGAGGCTTTGTTCATGAGCCATAATAGGCAGAATGTTTTATTGTGGAGTAATGGTTGGCTTGAGGTGAATGAGGTTATAGTAAGAGTCATAATGATGGTAGCTTTCCTATTGCAGTTCCGTTTTCTTCAAGTTGCATGGACTGGGAGATCAGCAGATGAGGGCAAAAGGGAACTGTGGGTTGCTGAGAGGAAAACTCTCCAGATCTGTTTGGCTTTATATTTGGCTGGGGGATTGACTGCTTGGTTTGTTCACCTGAACAGTAATCACACTCTACACCGAAGGCCACTTTTGACAACTGCAAACCATCATTCATTCTGGGAAAATCTAATTTCTTATGCTGGCCTGATTCTTGATGGCTTTTTGCTCCCTCAGGTTATCTTCAACATATTTTCGAACTCAAAGGATAGGGCTCTTGCCCCTTCCTTTTATGTTGGAACCACTGCTGTTCGGGCATTGCCGCATGTGTATGATGCCTATAGGGCTAGTAATTATGTGCCCCATCTCGACTCATCCTTTATATATGCTAGTCCACATGAGGACTTCTATTCCTTGGCTTGGGATATCATCATTCCTTGCACAGGAATGCTATTTTCGGTGCTCATATGTTTGCAGCAGCGGTTTGGTGGTACTTTCTTTCTTCCCCTGAAAAACAGAAGATCTGGTGGATATGACACAGTTCCTGTAGTTACCTCTTAA
- the LOC105042415 gene encoding MLP-like protein 423: MKTMRGQVLLCIPAKKAWEIFRNNEILSKINPNMLASAEYLRGDGSPGSLRLFKLGPALNGYVKESTQKIEKVETGKSVAYQVVGGELKGMYDPYHVTFTFLPVPGEDEQCIAEWKAEFKPLSPATPPPEKAKDAALQFLKSFERPELCV; the protein is encoded by the exons ATGAAGACCATGAGAGGGCAGGTTCTCCTCTGTATTCCAGCAAAGAAGGCATGGGAAATTTTTAGAAACAACGAGATCCTAAGCAAGATAAATCCAAACATGCTTGCTAGTGCTGAATACCTTCGAGGAGATGGCAGCCCTGGGAGCTTAAGGCTGTTTAAATTGGGACCTG CACTGAACGGCTATGTAAAGGAATCAACACAGAAGATAGAGAAGGTGGAAACAGGCAAATCAGTAGCATATCAGGTTGTGGGGGGTGAGCTGAAGGGCATGTATGATCCCTACCATGTCACCTTCACGTTCCTTCCTGTTCCTGGGGAGGATGAGCAGTGCATTGCAGAATGGAAGGCCGAGTTCAAACCTCTTTCTCCAGCCACACCACCACCTGAGAAGGCCAAGGATGCTGCTCTTCAATTTCTAAAATCGTTCGAAAGACCTGAGCTTTGTGTCTAA